Proteins from one Triticum aestivum cultivar Chinese Spring chromosome 7A, IWGSC CS RefSeq v2.1, whole genome shotgun sequence genomic window:
- the LOC123151190 gene encoding uncharacterized protein — protein MNPPGSRWRMSPSASSCLSSTRSLACSSQPDSKFVRPGSSTVDLFFYIGRGYSHEGGAPHLRSTRRHRRGPSSRARIQPGFLIAVSGGPRAEDHLTWPMQRRAGRAPFLSRPRPCSSRDTATSSTRHHHPSLPTELASRRRVGVQLIGKGVEPLVQFARDLQIVRLPSARGSSDGALVE, from the exons ATGAATCCCCCCGGATCTAGGTGGCGGATGTCCCCGTCGGCCTCCTCTTGTCTGTCCTCCACGAGGTCGCTGGCCTGCTCTTCTCAGCCCGACTCAAAGTTCGTCAGGCCCGGCTCGTCCACCGTTGACCTCTTCTTCTACATTGGCAGGGGGTATAGTCATGAAGGGGGAGCACCACATCTCAGATCCACTAGGCGGCACCGCCGTGGCCCTTCGTCGCGTGCTCGGATCCAGCCGGGCTTTCTCATTGCTGTGAGCGGAGGACCCCGGGCAGAGGACCACTTGACGTGGCCCATGCAGCGACGAGCGGGGCGGGCTCCATTCCTCTCCCGGCCGAGACCGTGCTCCTCTCGGGACACAGCGACCTCCAGCACGCGACACCACCACCCCTCCCTTCCTACAGAGCTTGCATCTCGCCGGCGTGTGGGTGTGCAGCTCATAG GAAAAGGCGTTGAGCCACTGGTGCAGTTCGCCAGGGATCTCCAAATTGTTCGGTTGCCCTC TGCTCGTGGGTCGTCCGATGGTGCTCTTGTGGAATAA